A window of the Brassica napus cultivar Da-Ae chromosome C5, Da-Ae, whole genome shotgun sequence genome harbors these coding sequences:
- the LOC125587572 gene encoding uncharacterized protein LOC125587572 isoform X1, whose amino-acid sequence MPMTNFSFTPFEREEAKPKFLIMPPSNLRAVVAQMYRGGSRNLSSSPLGREATRGLKSRDSSLVPKKKNPSILPWVVAGYTVSFVRSRMNVLRRQRMLDKQIESNNLLREQVMKADSLYGDSLMK is encoded by the exons ATGCCCATGACTAATTTTAGCTTTACCCCTTTCGAGAGAGAAGAAGCAAAACCTAAATTCCTGATCATGCCGCCGAGTAATCTGAGAGCCGTCGTTGCGCAGATGTACCGGGGTGGGTCTCGCAACTTATCCTCATCGCCTCTTGGTA GAGAGGCTACGAGGGGTTTGAAGAGTAGAGACTCATCTTTGGtgccaaagaagaagaatcctTCTATTCTCCCATGGGTGGTGGCTGGTTATACAGTTAGCTTTGTTCGGA GTAGGATGAATGTACTTCGACGCCAGCGGATGTTGGATAAACAGATAGAATCAAACAATTTGCTACGTGAACAG gtgatGAAGGCGGATTCACTCTACGGGGATTCTCTAATGAAATAA
- the LOC125587575 gene encoding uncharacterized protein LOC125587575, whose translation MAEGGDDPQRLKKIAAAAYEYDNDSRWVDYWSNILIPPHMASRPEVVEHYKRKFYQRYVDPDLVVEPMASSSSSSQSARPSASTNANEQARSRNSGSVPRTTGPSATAGASPSSGRWDQQTIQFSVNAWVFVIAVLAVLPLVPKNLSNRAYRLSFMGTACSSLYSLYSLYGRPSAWNMQGLQVYFQSIMGAKDFIYFIYCLTFVTSHLCVKFALIPILCRALEQLAKFLRRNFARSTIYRKYLEDPCVWVESNTTTLNILSSQAEIAIGFLLIISLLSWQRNIIQTFMYWQLLKLMYQAPVTAGYHQSTWSRIGMTVNPIIQRYAPFLNTPVTAVKRWWFR comes from the exons ATGGCGGAAGGCGGCGATGATCCACAGCGATTGAAGAAGATTGCGGCGGCAGCTTACGAGTACGATAACGATTCTCGATGGGTGGATTACTGGTCTAATATCCTCATCCCTCCTCACATGGCTAGTCGCCCCGAGGTCGTCGAGCACTACAAGCGCAAATTCTACCAACGCTACGTG gatcCTGATCTTGTTGTGGAGCCTATGGCTagttcatcttcttcgtcgCAATCTGCAAGACCATCTGCATCTACCAATGCAAATGAACAAGCTCGTTCACGGAACTCTG GATCTGTTCCCCGAACAACGGGGCCATCTGCTACTGCAGGTGCAAGTCCAAGTTCAGGGCGCTGGGATCAGCAGACTATTCAGTTTTCTGTCAATGCTTGG GTTTTCGTTATAGCTGTGCTGGCAGTGTTACCTCTAGTGCCAAAGAACCTCTCTAATAGGGCTTATCGTCTATCTTTCATGGGAACTGCATGCTCATCTCTTTATTCCTTGTACTCTCTTTACGGG AGGCCAAGTGCATGGAATATGCAAGGGCTGCAAGTTTATTTTCAATCAATTATGGGAGCAAAAGATTTCATCTATTTCATCTACTGCCTTACATTTGTCACTTCACATCTCTGTGTCAAGT TTGCTTTGATTCCCATCTTGTGTCGAGCACTTGAACAATTAGCCAAGTTCCTGAGGCGTAACTTCGCTCGCTCCACCATATACAG AAAGTACTTGGAAGATCCTTGCGTGTGGGTGGAGTCAAACACAACTACTCTTAACATCCTCTCATCGCAGGCTGAGATAGCTATCGGCTTCCTTCTGATTATCTCTCTGCTCTC ATGGCAACGCAACATTATACAGACATTCATGTACTGGCAG CTATTGAAGCTGATGTATCAAGCACCAGTAACAGCAGGATACCACCAGAGCACGTGGAGCAGAATCGGGATGACGGTGAATCCGATTATCCAACGGTACGCTCCCTTCTTGAATACTCCGGTCACTGCCGTCAAGAGATGGTGGTTCAGGTGA
- the LOC125587574 gene encoding probable inactive ATP-dependent zinc metalloprotease FTSHI 3, chloroplastic — protein sequence MATTFNVICSDRFHLKGANPPGRFSRTVYSRISELNLSVARTKNLSFSCRRLGRFSCNSEVKRLVNGENGTSKGTRRRRFSLRLRPRLRLLSMRLGRFDLRASLEDFRLFLRKNIKRVILSTGVAVIFGLCYLFLRLTAVPSPSIVPYSDFVTNLRGGSVSKVLLEEGSRRIYYNTAEENVEVVEDVDTEVAVTRDVRPKVRALAPVWKYVTRKVDHDEKFLLGLMREKGITYTSAPQSALKSMRTALITIITLWIPLTPLMWLLYRQLSASNSPAKKRRSKNPTVGFDDVEGVDSAKDELVEIVSCLQGSINYKKLGARLPRGVLLVGPPGTGKTLLARAVAGEAGVPFFSVSASEFVEMFVGRGAARIRDLFSAARKNSPSIIFIDELDAVGGKRGRSFNDERDQTLNQLLTEMDGFESDIKVIVIAATNRPEALDPALCRPGRFSRKVVVAEPDQEGRRKILAVHLRDVPLEEDAFLICDLVASLTPGFVGADLANIVNEAALLAARRGGEAVAREDIMEAIERAKYGINDKEVKARTLGNELSKLFPWMPSLAGRNGPDQDGLQGPLGYQSLS from the exons ATGGCTACTACTTTCAATGTTATCTGTAGTGATCGGTTTCATCTCAAAGGAGCTAATCCTCCGGGGAGATTCAGCAGAACAGTGTATTCGAGGATTAGTGAGCTTAATCTTAGTGTCGCTCGGACAAAGAATCTGTCGTTTAGTTGTCGGAGACTTGGTCGGTTTTCTTGTAATAGCGAGGTTAAGCGACTAGTGAACGGTGAAAATGGTACGAGTAAAGGAACGAGAAGAAGAAGGTTTTCTCTTAGGCTTCGACCTAGGTTACGCTTACTGAGCATGAGACTTGGCAGATTCGATCTCAGAGCATCACTAGAAGATTTTCGATTGTTTTTGAGAAAGAATATCAAAAGAGTGATCTTATCTACCGGCGTGGCGGTTATCTTCGGACTTTGTTATCTGTTCTTGAGGCTAACAGCTGTTCCCTCTCCATCCATTGTCCCTTACTCCGACTTCGTAACGAATCTTCGAGGTGGTTCTGTCTCAAAGGTTTTGCTCGAAGAAGGTTCTCGTCGAATCTATTACAACACTGCTGAGGAGAACGTTGAGGTTGTTGAAGATGTTGACACTGAAGTAGCAGTTACGAGAGACGTTCGGCCAAAGGTTCGAGCATTGGCTCCTGTGTGGAAGTACGTGACGAGGAAAGTAGATCACGATGAGAAGTTTCTTCTTGGTTTGATGAGGGAGAAAGGGATTACTTATACCTCAGCTCCTCAATCTGCGTTGAAGTCAATGAGAACTGCTCTGATAACTATCATCACTCTATGGATCCCTTTGACTCCTCTCATGTGGCTTCTCTACCGGCAACTCTCAGCATCCAACAGCCCTGCCAAAAAACGACGGTCTAAAAATCCCACAGTTGGATTTGATGACGTGGAGGGCGTTGATTCCGCTAAAGACGAGCTCGTTGAG ATAGTGTCATGTCTTCAAGGAAGTATAAACTACAAGAAACTAGGAGCAAGGCTACCTAGAGGTGTGCTTTTAGTCGGTCCACCAGGGACTGGTAAGACCTTGTTGGCTCGAGCCGTAGCCGGAGAGGCAGGAGTTCCCTTCTTCTCTGTTTCCGCTAGCGAGTTTGTTGAAATGTTTGTTGGAAGAGGCGCTGCGAGGATCAGAGATCTTTTTAGCGCAGCCAGGAAGAACTCGCCTTCCATTATATTCATCGATGAGCTCGATGCAGTTGGAGGAAAACGCGGTAGAAGTTTCAACGATGAACGTGACCAGACCCTAAACCAG TTGCTTACTGAGATGGATGGATTCGAGTCAGACATAAAAGTGATTGTAATCGCAGCAACTAACCGACCAGAGGCATTAGACCCTGCTCTTTGTCGGCCAGGAAGATTCTCGAGGAAAGTAGTGGTTGCAGAGCCAGACCAAGAAGGACGTAGGAAAATCTTGGCCGTACATTTGAGAGACGTTCCTCTAGAAGAAGACGCGTTTCTCATATGTGATCTGGTTGCTTCTCTGACTCCCGGATTCGTAGGTGCTGATCTCGCCAATATTGTCAATGAAGCTGCATTGCTCGCTGCTCGTAGAG GTGGGGAAGCTGTGGCAAGGGAAGATATAATGGAAGCTATAGAGAGGGCGAAGTATGGGATCAATGATAAGGAAGTGAAGGCAAGGACGTTAGGAAATGAGCTCAGCAAGTTGTTCCCGTGGATGCCTTCTTTGGCTGGGAGGAACGGACCAGATCAAGACGGTTTACAAGGACCCTTAGGTTATCAATCTCTCAGCTGA
- the LOC125587572 gene encoding uncharacterized protein LOC125587572 isoform X2, which produces MPMTNFSFTPFEREEAKPKFLIMPPSNLRAVVAQMYRGGSRNLSSSPLGEATRGLKSRDSSLVPKKKNPSILPWVVAGYTVSFVRSRMNVLRRQRMLDKQIESNNLLREQVMKADSLYGDSLMK; this is translated from the exons ATGCCCATGACTAATTTTAGCTTTACCCCTTTCGAGAGAGAAGAAGCAAAACCTAAATTCCTGATCATGCCGCCGAGTAATCTGAGAGCCGTCGTTGCGCAGATGTACCGGGGTGGGTCTCGCAACTTATCCTCATCGCCTCTTG GAGAGGCTACGAGGGGTTTGAAGAGTAGAGACTCATCTTTGGtgccaaagaagaagaatcctTCTATTCTCCCATGGGTGGTGGCTGGTTATACAGTTAGCTTTGTTCGGA GTAGGATGAATGTACTTCGACGCCAGCGGATGTTGGATAAACAGATAGAATCAAACAATTTGCTACGTGAACAG gtgatGAAGGCGGATTCACTCTACGGGGATTCTCTAATGAAATAA